GTGCATCACCCGCGGGTGCTCTTTTGCCGCCTTCAGTAAAATCTCACGCACTTTTTCCAGATCCGAACCATAGGCGACACCCAGCTGGATAACCACCCGGGTGATGGTGTCCGACAGCGACCAGTTAATCAGCCGTTCGGTCACAAAGGCTTTATTCGGGATAATCACCTCTTTGCGGTCAAAGTCTGTAATGGTGGTGGCGCGGATCCGGATCTTGCTGACCGTACCGGAGAAGGTGCCAATCGTCACTGTATCCCCGATACGCACCGGGCGCTCAAACAGGATAATCAGGCCGGAGACAAAGTTCCCGAAAATCTCCTGTAACCCGAACCCGAGACCAACCGACAGGGCAGCGGCCAGCCACTGCAACTTATCCCAGGAGACCCCGAGGGAACCAAACACCACCATCGCCCCGATGGCGATAATCGCGTAGTTCAGGATAGTAACAATGGCATAAGAGGCGCCCTGGCGCATTTTGAGGCGCGACAGGACCAGCACTTCCAGCAGACCGGGCAGGTTTTTAATCAGCGCCCAGGAGACCATCGACGCAATCAGCGCAAATAACAGATTGCCGAGGGTCACATTCCGGGTTACCGCGCCGCTGGCATCGGTGCCGCTGTAGTGCCACAGGGTGATGCTATCCAGATAGGTAAATACGGTAATTAAATCTGACCAGATAGCCCAGAACACCAGCCCGAACAGGGCAAACATCATCAGAACCGCAATACGCAGGGTTTGCTGGTTAATCTGATCAAGGCCCAGTGGCGGCTCTTCCACCGGTTCGGCCCCTTCGGCCCCCTCTTTGACGGTATTCTGGCGCCGGGCAACCGCACGGCGGTAGGCAATGCGCCGGGCGGCGATGCTCAGCCCGCGCAGCATTGTCTGGTACAGCAGGTTCCAGACAATCACCAGGTAGACCGTTTCAATACAGCGGCCCGCCAGGCGCAGTGTGGTGTAGAAATAGCCCATGGAGGTCAGCACCAGCAGGGCCACCGGGATCACGGACAGCAGCGTGATGGTTATCAGGCGCATGGCGTGGGATTCTTTATCCCGCCAGCTCTCCCGGCACATAGGCCACACCAGGATGGCGATGACCAGCTGATTGATAAACATCATAAACTGACCCATCACGTCGTCCATCAGACTCAGTGGGATCATCTCGCCCACGACCACCCAGAACAGCAGCGGCAGTAACGCAAGGCTGATGCGCACAATCTGGCGCCGCCAGTGGCTGGTGCGATCTTCCGGCATACCGAAGTGGCGGATAGCCACCCCGTCTTTTTCCAGAATGCGCCAGCACAGGCCAAATACCAGCCAGAACAGCGCCAGCTGTCTGGCGAAGCTCCACAACAGTGCGCTGATATTCAGCTCCATGGCGTAAAGGATAAGCCCCACGGCCAGGATTATCAGGCATACCGGCAGCGCCTTAAGCAGGTTAAGCGCTATCGCCTTCGGGGTGTGCAGGTGCGAATCATGGCGGAACTGGCCAACTTCTTTATTGAGCTTCGCCAGATACTGGTTGATCCAGCCAAACCGCCAGCGGATAACCCCGGCTATCAGCAGCAGCGGTAAACCGGCCAGGAAGGCGATAAACCCGGAGTTCAGCGCTTTATGCCAGTTGGTGGTGATTTTTAACGACTTAACCTGTGATTTCAGCGCCTGGGGGAAGGCTTTGAACCACTCCCAGTTCATGGGCTTGTTGGAGTTTACCCAGAAGATCTGCTGGGTCAGCATTTTACGCAGGGTCTGGCTGACGCTCATCAACTGCTGCTGGTTAACCTGCAGGTTAATCGACATCATCAGCTGGGCGCCAAGCTGCTTATTCAGCTGGTCGAGCAGTTCACGGCGCATATCCATCAGTTGCAGCAGCGCGTCGTGCACTTCGCGGTTCACCTCGTCTTTATGGCCCTCTTCCAGTTTGGCGACGACTGCGTCGGTCTGGAACAGCTCATCACGCTGCTGGTTGACATTAAACTGCTCAAGGCGCAGATCGGCAATATGGTCACCCAGATCTTCAAGCTCATCGGACGACGGCAGCGCCTGTTGTTGCTGGTAGAGAATACGCGATAACAGCAGGCTGCCTTTCAGCACCGCGATTTGTTCTTTCAGGGTGTGTTCCGACTGCTGGGCCCGATCCAGCCAGTTTTTTACCCGCACGTTGCGCGCCACCAGTTCGTTACCGCTCTGGGTGGCCGCAATCAGCCGCTGGCTGAGTTGCTGGTTAATGTCCATCTCCTGGCGCACCAGCGGGTTATTCTGGATCCGGGTGGAGTCATCCGTGGTGACCGCTTCCTGCACGGTTTGCTCCGTCAGCGACAGGCGTTTGGTACTTGCCGCCTGCTGCACCAGTTGCATCTGGTGCTCCAGCTGGTTGATACGCTCGCTGGTGTAATCGCGCTGTTTTTGCAGCGCATCCTGAATGGCGGTATTCCCCTCCAGGCTTTTACGCTGCTGGTCTATCTGGGCCTGCAACAGTGCCTGTTGTGCCTGTAACAGCGTCTTCTGGGACGGGCGCAGCGCCCCGCCACCGGCAGTACCGTTGAGCTGATTGCGCACCTGCTGCAGTTGCTGAGAGGCAGAAAGCATCGCGGTCTGGGCCCGCTCTGGCTGGGTCTGAAGCGACACCAGCTGGCTGTTATAGGCCGCAAGGTTATTTTGTTCGGTTTGTAGCTCTTCACTGGTGGCCGAGAGCTTCGCTTCCAGCTGGCGCAGGGATAACGCGGCAAAGGATTTTGCCAGCTCCTCGTTATTCTGCGGGTTCGCCATGGCGTTCAGATTTTCCGTCGCCAGGCGTAGCTGCTCCGGCGCGGCTTTCACCTGGGCCTGAAGCTGGGCGGTTTCCTGTTTGACTTTGTCTGTTTTCTCCAGCACTTCCAGGGTCTGGGTCAGATCCTGTTCGACCAGTTTATCCATAGCCGAAAGGCTTTTTTGTTTCGTCAGCGCCTGAAGCTGGGCCTGAATATTTGCGCTGGTGGGTAACTCCTGGCCAGACTGGGCTGCAAATACACCCGGGGAGTAACCCGCAAGGCATCCGAACATTAAAGACCAAATAACAACAAATGCGGACATCATGTTCCGCGGCGAGGTGTTGGGCTGCATAATCTATATATGTTACGAATTAATTAAGTACCGTTCGCCCCCGGATGGGGGTGGCTGGAGATGTAGCCCGGCAGAATAGCACGGCGGACCTGCGCTGGATAGCGCAGAACAACACCGGGAAGGCGTGGAGAAATCTGAATTATTCGCCGCCCGCTGAGGGCGGGTTTTCGGGCGCGATGCGCACCGAGGGGCAGCGGCAGAACATCTCGATAAGAATATCCACGTACACTGCGGATTCCTTATCAAGATCAAAAAGTTGCGGGGTAAAAAGCCAGTTTTCCATCAGCCCGCATATATAGCTGCGCATTAATACTGCGGCGCGGTGGACATGTAAATCAGCCGGGAGTAACCCGGCGGTGATGCAGCGCTGCAGCGCATGCTCAATGCGATCGTAGCCTTCCATGCAGAGCTTTCGCTGGGCCTCCCGGGCGGCGGCCATCTCCCCCACAAACTCACATTTGTGAAACAAAATTTCCATCATCAGGCGCCGCCGCTCTTCGGTCACTGTGGCACGCAGAATGTAGATTAAAATTTCTCTTAACGCCGCCAGTGGATCATCGGGGTATTTTGCCCGATACTCTAGCTCTAAGTCGCTGATTGTTGCCTCTGATGATTCCCATATTTCATTGAACAAATCAGCTTTGTTTTTAAAATGCCAGTATATCGCGCCACGCGTTACCCCCGCGGCGATGGCAATATCCGTTAAGGAAGTCGCGGACACGCCCTGCTGCGAGAATAATTTAATAGCAACATCAATGATGTGCTTTCTGGTT
This Shimwellia blattae DSM 4481 = NBRC 105725 DNA region includes the following protein-coding sequences:
- the mscK gene encoding mechanosensitive channel MscK, which produces MQPNTSPRNMMSAFVVIWSLMFGCLAGYSPGVFAAQSGQELPTSANIQAQLQALTKQKSLSAMDKLVEQDLTQTLEVLEKTDKVKQETAQLQAQVKAAPEQLRLATENLNAMANPQNNEELAKSFAALSLRQLEAKLSATSEELQTEQNNLAAYNSQLVSLQTQPERAQTAMLSASQQLQQVRNQLNGTAGGGALRPSQKTLLQAQQALLQAQIDQQRKSLEGNTAIQDALQKQRDYTSERINQLEHQMQLVQQAASTKRLSLTEQTVQEAVTTDDSTRIQNNPLVRQEMDINQQLSQRLIAATQSGNELVARNVRVKNWLDRAQQSEHTLKEQIAVLKGSLLLSRILYQQQQALPSSDELEDLGDHIADLRLEQFNVNQQRDELFQTDAVVAKLEEGHKDEVNREVHDALLQLMDMRRELLDQLNKQLGAQLMMSINLQVNQQQLMSVSQTLRKMLTQQIFWVNSNKPMNWEWFKAFPQALKSQVKSLKITTNWHKALNSGFIAFLAGLPLLLIAGVIRWRFGWINQYLAKLNKEVGQFRHDSHLHTPKAIALNLLKALPVCLIILAVGLILYAMELNISALLWSFARQLALFWLVFGLCWRILEKDGVAIRHFGMPEDRTSHWRRQIVRISLALLPLLFWVVVGEMIPLSLMDDVMGQFMMFINQLVIAILVWPMCRESWRDKESHAMRLITITLLSVIPVALLVLTSMGYFYTTLRLAGRCIETVYLVIVWNLLYQTMLRGLSIAARRIAYRRAVARRQNTVKEGAEGAEPVEEPPLGLDQINQQTLRIAVLMMFALFGLVFWAIWSDLITVFTYLDSITLWHYSGTDASGAVTRNVTLGNLLFALIASMVSWALIKNLPGLLEVLVLSRLKMRQGASYAIVTILNYAIIAIGAMVVFGSLGVSWDKLQWLAAALSVGLGFGLQEIFGNFVSGLIILFERPVRIGDTVTIGTFSGTVSKIRIRATTITDFDRKEVIIPNKAFVTERLINWSLSDTITRVVIQLGVAYGSDLEKVREILLKAAKEHPRVMHDPEPTVFFTTFGASTLDHELRLYVRELRDRSYTVDELNRTIDRLCRENGIDIAFNQLEVHLHNASGDQVTEVKRGPDGKQNGELPSA
- the acrR gene encoding multidrug efflux transporter transcriptional repressor AcrR yields the protein MARKTKQQALETRKHIIDVAIKLFSQQGVSATSLTDIAIAAGVTRGAIYWHFKNKADLFNEIWESSEATISDLELEYRAKYPDDPLAALREILIYILRATVTEERRRLMMEILFHKCEFVGEMAAAREAQRKLCMEGYDRIEHALQRCITAGLLPADLHVHRAAVLMRSYICGLMENWLFTPQLFDLDKESAVYVDILIEMFCRCPSVRIAPENPPSAGGE